From a single Pseudorasbora parva isolate DD20220531a chromosome 15, ASM2467924v1, whole genome shotgun sequence genomic region:
- the nt5c1bb gene encoding cytosolic 5'-nucleotidase 1A has product MSEINPKVATSTDKKEANAEEKDWAAAKAHFESLKSTKPRPPKPKYAVTIAVSSRALFDMMAERKIYEKEGLEKYVQHQEEHESEPLKPGVAFPFVKALMTVNERLRKLYPDSEELFDIVLMTNNHAQVGVRLINSINHYDLTIERFCMTGGQSPIGYLKAYMTNLYLSKDSKKVNEAIEEGIAAAVMFKPDMETQRSETQLRVAFDGDAVLFSDESEIIVKQHGLDTFFEHEKLNENKPLAQGPLKCFLEALGKLQRKFYAKNERLNCPIRTFLVTARSAASSGARVLKTLRSWGLEIDEALFLAGAPKGPLLEKIRPHIFFDDQMFHIEGAKEMGTISAHVPYGIGQKYNKGKLIEPEKQQK; this is encoded by the exons ATGAGCGAAATTAATCCAAAAGTAGCTACTTCCACGGACAAAAAGGAAGCTAACGCAGAGGAAAAGGACTGGGCTGCTGCTAAAGCGCACTTTGAAAGCTTAAAATCAACGAAACCGAGACCC CCCAAGCCAAAATATGCAGTTACTATCGCAGTTTCTTCCCGAGCATTGTTTGATATGATGGCGGAAAGGAAGATATATGAGAAAGAAGGACTGGAGAAGTATGTTCAACATCAGGAAGAGCACGAGAGTGAGCCACTGAAACCAGGAGTTGCTTTTCCTTTCGTTAAA GCACTGATGACTGTAAATGAACGGCTGAGGAAGCTCTATCCGGACAGTGAAGAGCTGTTTGACATCGTTCTCATGACTAATAATCACGCCCAAGTTGGGGTGCGACTCATTAACAGCATAAATCACTATG ATCTGACAATAGAGCGATTCTGCATGACTGGAGGTCAGAGCCCGATTGGCTACCTCAAGGCCTACATGACGAACCTTTACCTCTCAAAAGACTCCAAGAAAGTTAACGAGGCCATTGAGGAAG GTATAGCGGCTGCCGTTATGTTCAAGCCTGATATGGAGACTCAGCGGTCTGAGACTCAGCTGCGTGTGGCCTTCGATGGGGACGCTGTgctcttctctgatgagtctGAGATCATTGTGAAACAGCATGGGCTAGACACGTTCTTCGAGCATGAAAAACTGAATGAGAATAAACCGCTTGCACAG GGTCCTCTTAAGTGCTTTCTGGAGGCTCTAGGGAAGCTCCAGAGGAAATTCTACGCTAAGAACGAGCGACTTAACTGCCCTATCCGTACATTCTTGGTGACAGCCAGAAGTGCGGCCAGCTCTGGGGCCCGTGTGCTGAAGACGCTCAGAAGCTGGGGCCTTGAGATCGATGAGGCTTTGTTCCTTGCTGGGGCCCCTAAAGGGCCCCTGCTGGAGAAGATTCGCCCTCACATATTCTTTGATGATCAGATGTTCCACATTGAAGGGGCCAAGGAGATGGGCACTATTTCTGCCCACGTGCCATATGGGATAGGACAGAAATATAACAAAGGGAAACTGATTGAACCAGAAAAGCAGCAGAAATAA